From the genome of Pelobacter propionicus DSM 2379, one region includes:
- a CDS encoding lytic transglycosylase domain-containing protein — protein sequence MPISISEKPSLLSALLAQAPQERSSVETDTAFAGKLDAALENTVVTPTNAQALAETLNLQMLHSTLALAGDKPADNSPPPQPFSRQSSLVQSLLDSYRATQAEADASSDQSSTKPQPLPDSGTQSASLPSNSQWLEPIIAKASRHYGVDTGLIKAVIKAESDFNPRAVSSAGARGLMQLMPATARGLGVSDSFDPEQNVMAGTRFLRDLLNRYNGDLESTLAAYNWGPGNVDRHPDRLPRETRTYLTRVKQLYASFTA from the coding sequence ATGCCCATCAGCATCAGCGAAAAGCCATCGCTGCTCTCGGCCCTTCTTGCACAGGCGCCCCAGGAGCGGTCCAGCGTCGAGACAGACACCGCCTTTGCCGGAAAGTTGGATGCAGCTCTTGAGAATACCGTCGTCACCCCCACCAACGCCCAGGCTCTGGCGGAAACGCTCAACCTGCAGATGCTCCACTCAACCCTGGCCCTGGCCGGAGACAAACCGGCCGACAACAGCCCGCCCCCCCAACCCTTCAGCCGCCAGTCATCCCTTGTCCAGTCCCTGCTCGACTCCTACCGCGCCACCCAGGCCGAGGCAGACGCATCGTCGGATCAGTCATCGACCAAGCCGCAACCGCTGCCGGACTCAGGCACCCAATCCGCCAGCCTGCCGAGCAACAGCCAGTGGCTCGAGCCGATCATCGCCAAGGCATCCCGGCATTACGGTGTCGACACGGGGCTAATCAAGGCGGTCATCAAGGCCGAGAGCGACTTCAACCCACGGGCGGTCTCCAGCGCCGGCGCACGGGGACTGATGCAGCTCATGCCCGCCACCGCCCGCGGCCTGGGGGTAAGCGACTCCTTCGACCCGGAGCAGAACGTCATGGCCGGGACGCGCTTTCTCCGCGACCTGCTCAACCGCTACAACGGCGACCTGGAATCAACCCTGGCAGCCTACAACTGGGGGCCGGGCAATGTGGACAGGCATCCCGACCGCCTGCCGCGAGAAACCCGCACCTACCTGACGCGCGTCAAACAGCTCTACGCATCCTTCACGGCCTGA
- a CDS encoding IS1182 family transposase, which yields MKSKFIEVDRETPYLLPPSLQDWLPEKHLARFVVEIVEQLDLRSLKATYAGRGSQPYNPEMLVALLFYGYATGVFSSRKLERSTYDSVAFRFIAANSHPDHDTIATFRRRFLPQLNKLFAQILLIAHQMEVLKLGNVSLDGSKIKANASKHKALSYEHACKLEEQIKAEVGELLKKAEAADRADIPDGMNIPEELERREKRLSAIAAAKVEIEKRAAERHAREQAAYEKKVAERAKKEQATGKKAKGKEPKPPKSGPTAKDQVNLTDEESRIMPTSGGGFEQTYNAQAGVDTASKLIVSAHVTQNPNDKQELTPTLENLAALPEKLGKATDLVADSGYFSETNVTACEENGITPYIAVDRQSHNVPLMERFAEPPPLPEDADSVARMKHRLKTPSGKAIYAQRKVTSEPVFGIIKAVMGFRSFLLRGFEAVKGEWNLVCMAYNIKRLHVLAG from the coding sequence ATGAAATCAAAGTTTATTGAAGTTGACCGGGAAACACCCTATCTGCTCCCGCCATCGCTGCAGGATTGGCTACCAGAAAAGCACTTGGCCCGGTTTGTGGTCGAAATTGTCGAACAGCTCGACCTGCGCTCTTTGAAAGCTACCTATGCCGGCCGAGGCTCGCAGCCCTATAACCCTGAGATGCTGGTAGCATTGTTGTTTTACGGTTATGCGACAGGCGTATTCTCCAGCCGGAAGCTTGAGCGCAGCACCTACGACTCCGTGGCATTCCGGTTCATAGCGGCAAACAGTCATCCTGACCACGATACCATTGCCACCTTCCGCCGGCGTTTTCTGCCGCAACTGAACAAGCTGTTTGCCCAGATTCTGCTGATCGCTCATCAGATGGAGGTGCTGAAACTGGGCAACGTTAGTTTGGATGGCAGCAAAATCAAGGCGAACGCCTCCAAGCACAAGGCGCTGAGCTATGAGCATGCCTGCAAGCTTGAAGAGCAGATCAAGGCTGAGGTTGGCGAACTGCTCAAAAAGGCCGAGGCAGCGGACCGTGCCGATATTCCGGACGGCATGAACATCCCCGAAGAACTGGAACGTCGGGAAAAGCGTCTTTCCGCCATTGCCGCAGCCAAGGTCGAGATCGAAAAACGAGCCGCTGAGCGCCATGCTCGTGAACAGGCCGCTTATGAGAAGAAAGTCGCCGAACGGGCCAAGAAGGAGCAGGCAACGGGCAAGAAGGCCAAGGGGAAAGAGCCGAAACCGCCCAAATCCGGCCCCACTGCCAAAGATCAGGTCAATCTGACCGATGAAGAGTCGCGGATCATGCCGACCTCCGGTGGCGGATTCGAGCAGACTTACAACGCCCAGGCCGGTGTGGATACAGCATCAAAGCTCATCGTTTCGGCCCATGTTACCCAGAATCCCAATGACAAACAGGAGCTGACACCGACCCTGGAGAACCTGGCGGCGCTGCCTGAGAAGCTTGGCAAGGCAACCGATCTGGTAGCTGACAGTGGCTACTTCAGCGAAACCAATGTAACTGCCTGTGAGGAGAACGGGATAACTCCCTACATTGCCGTAGACCGGCAGAGTCACAACGTGCCACTGATGGAGCGCTTTGCCGAACCGCCGCCGTTACCCGAAGATGCCGATTCCGTGGCCAGAATGAAGCATCGCCTGAAGACACCTTCCGGCAAGGCGATCTACGCCCAGCGAAAAGTCACCTCGGAACCGGTCTTCGGCATCATCAAGGCGGTCATGGGATTCAGAAGCTTTCTTCTTCGTGGCTTTGAAGCAGTAAAAGGCGAATGGAACCTCGTCTGCATGGCCTACAACATCAAACGGCTGCATGTCTTGGCCGGATAG
- a CDS encoding sigma-54-dependent transcriptional regulator → MHNHKSIFIADRDRKSRDLVSAFLTYQGYDVITGEDAPSLYTAIQTQQVGIVIAELSHLNAIAPEFRDRAKETNPLLVLVIYGASEELPPRQPGKGNVFFLSKPLNLDELESIVMRAEEYQAMRQMEGEGHGHKQTNILCSSIIGKSKPMQDLFEMIEKVAESNATVLIQGESGTGKELAARAIHQLSGRKNQNFVPINCAAIPEDLLESELFGHVKGSFTGAHANRIGRFEMADKGTLFLGVCRA, encoded by the coding sequence ATGCACAACCACAAAAGCATCTTCATCGCCGACAGGGACCGAAAAAGCCGCGATCTCGTATCGGCTTTCTTAACCTACCAGGGGTACGACGTTATCACGGGAGAAGACGCACCTTCTCTCTATACGGCCATCCAGACACAGCAGGTCGGCATAGTCATTGCCGAACTGTCCCATCTCAACGCCATCGCTCCCGAATTCAGGGATCGTGCCAAAGAGACCAATCCCCTCCTGGTACTTGTTATCTACGGAGCAAGCGAGGAGTTGCCTCCACGGCAACCCGGCAAAGGAAATGTTTTCTTTCTTTCCAAGCCGCTCAACCTTGATGAACTGGAGAGCATTGTCATGCGCGCCGAAGAATATCAAGCCATGAGGCAGATGGAGGGCGAGGGGCACGGACATAAACAGACCAATATTCTCTGTTCCTCGATCATCGGCAAAAGCAAACCAATGCAGGACCTGTTCGAGATGATCGAAAAGGTGGCCGAATCCAACGCCACGGTCCTGATCCAGGGAGAGTCGGGAACCGGCAAGGAACTTGCAGCACGTGCCATACACCAGCTTAGCGGCAGGAAGAATCAGAATTTCGTCCCCATAAACTGCGCGGCGATTCCTGAGGACCTGCTGGAGAGCGAGTTATTCGGCCACGTCAAGGGTTCTTTTACCGGAGCGCATGCCAACCGCATCGGCCGTTTTGAAATGGCCGACAAGGGAACACTCTTCCTGGGAGTCTGTCGGGCTTGA
- a CDS encoding chemotaxis protein CheW translates to MSNALVPVNSDEARGELIQLVSFNLDQEEYGVDVLKVREIIRVPVLTRVPNTPHYVDGVINLRGKVIPIISMRKKFGLMETENDKQTRIMVMDVDGELMGFTVDAVSEVIRISGSEIQPSPAVVASGIDQECIAGVINQAERLLVLLDLEKMFSAEEKNVFNML, encoded by the coding sequence ATGAGTAATGCACTGGTGCCGGTGAATTCAGATGAGGCGCGTGGAGAGCTGATCCAGCTTGTCAGCTTTAACCTTGATCAGGAAGAGTATGGAGTTGACGTACTGAAGGTCCGCGAAATAATTCGTGTGCCTGTTCTCACCAGGGTTCCCAATACGCCCCACTATGTGGATGGGGTCATCAATCTGCGCGGCAAGGTGATACCGATTATCAGCATGCGCAAGAAGTTCGGCCTGATGGAGACGGAAAACGACAAGCAGACCCGCATCATGGTCATGGATGTTGACGGTGAGCTGATGGGGTTCACCGTTGATGCCGTCTCCGAGGTAATCCGTATTTCCGGCAGCGAGATACAGCCCTCTCCCGCGGTTGTGGCAAGCGGTATTGACCAGGAGTGTATCGCGGGGGTTATCAACCAGGCCGAGAGACTGCTGGTGCTGCTCGACCTGGAAAAGATGTTCTCTGCGGAAGAGAAGAACGTTTTCAACATGCTGTAG